In Halobaculum limi, one DNA window encodes the following:
- a CDS encoding GNAT family N-acetyltransferase, with translation MSDLCIRDATTAEAPTLAALYRAAYGDLVEAGFPTSAAETAAADVREWLADRECWVGVDGAGDGGAGASDDADRDSDESVVAAIQLRERPEWPCPEVCRLAVDPTRRREGIGATLLEYAEDVVADRGHDRVRLRSFTDHPFLLDWYEQRGYRQVDLQVIDSRPFDVPVLERRL, from the coding sequence GTGTCCGACCTCTGTATCCGCGACGCTACCACGGCGGAGGCGCCGACGCTCGCGGCGCTGTATCGCGCCGCCTACGGCGACCTCGTCGAGGCGGGGTTTCCGACTAGCGCCGCCGAGACGGCGGCGGCGGACGTGCGCGAGTGGCTGGCCGACCGCGAGTGCTGGGTCGGCGTCGACGGTGCGGGCGACGGCGGAGCAGGAGCAAGCGACGACGCTGACCGCGATAGCGACGAGTCGGTCGTCGCCGCGATCCAACTCCGTGAGCGCCCCGAGTGGCCCTGCCCAGAAGTGTGTCGCCTCGCGGTCGACCCGACGCGACGGCGGGAAGGAATCGGTGCGACCCTCCTCGAGTACGCAGAGGATGTCGTCGCAGACCGCGGGCACGACCGCGTCCGCCTCCGCTCGTTCACGGACCACCCATTTCTCCTCGACTGGTACGAGCAACGCGGCTACCGACAGGTTGACCTGCAGGTGATCGACAGTCGGCCGTTCGACGTGCCCGTCCTCGAACGACGGCTGTGA
- a CDS encoding site-2 protease family protein, translating into MNTLLWVLVGALAYSVVMMGLYTRGYLPDAVRVQGPLTTIHTKRGRAFLEWLSGPRRFWRAWSNVGVGIAIVVMVGMFTFLIWSALATLQSPVQTQANQPSNFLIIPGVNDFLPLAVAPEIVLGLLIALVVHEGGHGLLCRVEDIDIESLGLVLLTLIPIGAFVEPDEESQANADRGARSRMFAAGVTNNFAVTAVAFALLFGPVVASITPAAGLAVGGAYAGAPAAEAGIDGGDRITAVEGETVADPAAFEAAIAATEDPTVEVTLNDEETVTVQRQVTVVGAVQGNPLGLSVDPEGDAARITAINGTEVNTVAQFREVAREHELAQVSTSAGERTAPLGAYVTNVSAEGPLGAQTGLSGPLTITQIDGQRILDFSDLDQMLSGDAYSPGDTVSMRVYADGEFSEVTVELGGTAEDPRVGVVVVRGVSGVVVDDFGIQRYPAEAYLALLGGDSGDLPPGLGGIAETPLGLVYAALLLPLAGAVTGALPYNFAGFYGEFAGFYDVTGPLGGLGEGPVFLLANVLFWTGWINVQLGIFNCIPGYPLDGGRLLRMGAEGVVSRLPVSDRSRMVSTLTTSVGLTMLAALLVVVFAPQFL; encoded by the coding sequence ATGAATACGCTCCTGTGGGTCCTCGTGGGAGCCCTCGCCTACTCCGTCGTGATGATGGGGCTGTACACGAGGGGCTACCTCCCGGACGCCGTTCGCGTCCAGGGTCCGTTGACAACGATCCACACCAAACGCGGTCGTGCGTTCCTCGAATGGCTGTCGGGTCCCCGCCGCTTCTGGCGTGCGTGGAGCAACGTCGGCGTCGGCATCGCCATCGTCGTGATGGTGGGGATGTTCACGTTCCTCATCTGGTCGGCGCTCGCGACCCTCCAGAGCCCCGTCCAGACGCAGGCGAACCAGCCATCGAACTTCCTGATCATCCCCGGCGTCAACGACTTCCTCCCGCTGGCGGTCGCACCTGAAATCGTCCTCGGTCTCCTCATCGCCCTCGTCGTCCACGAGGGCGGCCACGGCCTGTTGTGCCGCGTCGAAGACATCGACATCGAGTCGCTCGGTCTCGTTCTCCTCACGCTGATTCCGATCGGTGCGTTCGTCGAACCCGACGAGGAGAGCCAGGCCAACGCCGACCGCGGCGCACGCAGTCGGATGTTCGCCGCCGGCGTCACGAACAACTTCGCGGTCACCGCGGTCGCGTTCGCACTTCTGTTCGGTCCCGTCGTCGCCTCGATCACCCCCGCCGCCGGTCTCGCGGTCGGCGGCGCGTACGCCGGCGCACCCGCCGCCGAAGCGGGTATCGACGGCGGCGACCGGATCACCGCCGTCGAGGGCGAAACCGTCGCGGACCCGGCGGCGTTCGAGGCGGCCATCGCCGCGACGGAGGACCCGACCGTCGAGGTGACGCTCAACGACGAGGAGACGGTCACGGTGCAACGGCAGGTGACGGTCGTCGGCGCGGTACAGGGGAACCCCTTGGGGCTCTCGGTCGACCCGGAGGGTGACGCCGCGCGGATCACTGCGATCAACGGCACCGAAGTGAACACCGTCGCGCAGTTCCGTGAGGTCGCCCGCGAGCACGAACTCGCGCAGGTGTCCACCTCCGCGGGCGAGCGAACCGCACCGCTCGGTGCGTACGTGACGAACGTCTCCGCGGAGGGACCGCTCGGGGCACAGACCGGGCTCTCGGGTCCGCTGACGATCACACAGATCGACGGCCAGCGCATCCTCGACTTCTCGGACCTCGATCAGATGCTCTCGGGTGACGCCTACAGCCCCGGCGACACCGTCTCGATGCGCGTGTACGCCGACGGTGAGTTCAGCGAGGTGACGGTCGAACTCGGCGGGACGGCGGAGGACCCGCGCGTCGGCGTCGTCGTCGTCCGCGGCGTCTCCGGCGTCGTCGTCGACGACTTCGGCATCCAGCGCTACCCCGCAGAGGCGTACCTCGCGCTCCTCGGCGGCGACTCGGGCGACCTGCCGCCCGGCCTCGGCGGCATCGCGGAGACGCCGCTCGGCTTGGTGTACGCCGCGCTGTTGCTCCCGCTTGCGGGCGCTGTCACCGGCGCGCTCCCGTACAACTTCGCGGGCTTCTACGGCGAGTTCGCGGGCTTTTACGACGTGACCGGGCCGCTCGGCGGCCTCGGCGAGGGTCCGGTGTTCCTCCTCGCGAACGTCCTGTTCTGGACGGGGTGGATCAACGTCCAACTGGGCATCTTCAACTGCATCCCCGGCTATCCGCTCGACGGCGGCCGCCTCCTCCGGATGGGTGCCGAGGGCGTCGTCTCACGGCTCCCCGTCTCCGACCGCAGTCGCATGGTGTCGACGCTCACGACGTCGGTGGGACTGACGATGCTCGCGGCGCTGCTGGTCGTGGTGTTCGCGCCACAGTTCCTCTGA
- a CDS encoding PadR family transcriptional regulator yields the protein MRKSGPPRGLISYIVLELLEEKPRYGYEILKEITAISGGHWEPSYGSVYPILYKFEEEGYAERIEREDEPDRKYFALTDEGREHLAEKRREVGGKARDFADVILGFYHMYVAFATDDRFEVAPDADDWRFDDEYSGWIAEQVIRHHERDFGEFERIPDTPEEFHARQGDGDAPSEEGDRDDEETDGGHAEEAAADGGSDV from the coding sequence ATGCGGAAGAGTGGCCCGCCGCGAGGCCTGATCTCGTACATCGTCTTGGAGCTTTTAGAGGAGAAGCCACGCTACGGCTACGAGATCCTCAAAGAGATCACAGCCATCAGCGGTGGCCACTGGGAACCCTCCTACGGGTCCGTCTACCCAATCCTCTACAAGTTCGAGGAGGAGGGGTACGCCGAACGGATCGAACGCGAGGACGAACCCGACCGGAAGTACTTCGCACTCACCGACGAGGGGCGCGAGCACCTCGCAGAGAAACGCCGCGAGGTCGGCGGGAAAGCGCGAGACTTCGCTGACGTCATCCTCGGCTTCTACCACATGTACGTCGCGTTCGCGACGGACGACCGATTCGAGGTCGCGCCCGACGCCGACGACTGGCGGTTCGACGACGAGTACTCCGGGTGGATCGCAGAGCAGGTGATCCGCCACCACGAACGTGACTTCGGCGAGTTCGAGCGGATTCCGGACACGCCCGAGGAGTTCCACGCGCGGCAGGGCGACGGCGACGCGCCCAGCGAGGAAGGTGACCGAGACGACGAAGAGACCGACGGTGGGCACGCCGAGGAGGCCGCCGCCGACGGTGGCAGCGACGTCTGA
- the lysS gene encoding lysine--tRNA ligase, protein MSSEDERSESSDTAIDPHAVGGRGDGDGDGDGDEYHAFWADEVADEVEARDPDEPIVIKGGVSPSGIAHIGNFNEIIRGFFVAEVLRERGHEVRQVFTSDDKDALRKLPRKLADTDGNIVELGDVNAGALGQNLGKPYTDIPDPFEDGHDSYAAHFAALLEADAEALDIPVEMVSNTDLYADGDFDDVVERVLRNADAARETLGQYQDKVDAEYVPFMPQCSECGMLTQDVTGVDVDAREVAYRCSGIEAGERFMEGCGHEGVASFREGKLPWRFEWPAQWEVLGVDFEPFGKDHAEGSWPSGVDIAREVLGNEPPVPMVYEWFTLNGESLSSSEGHIVTVQEVLDLIEPEVLRYFFARNPKKAKDFDIERLDQLVNEFDRFERAYFGDDDPDERFTAFAQRAYPFVVDEVREGRVRLPYTFAAVLGMVDDREFRIQLARDEGHFTEETPEWAIDDALERVERARRWAERCDNEYNYRLQSALPDVTSDDDVAAALDDLADFVEAGHDGEEIQGEIYEAARRHDVEVGDFFQAGYRLFFDETQGPRLGEFLGELEREFVVARLRREA, encoded by the coding sequence ATGAGTAGCGAGGACGAGCGAAGCGAGTCTTCCGACACCGCCATCGACCCCCACGCGGTCGGCGGCCGCGGTGACGGCGACGGCGACGGCGACGGCGACGAGTACCACGCCTTCTGGGCCGACGAGGTGGCCGACGAGGTGGAGGCGCGCGACCCCGACGAACCGATCGTCATCAAGGGGGGCGTCTCCCCCTCGGGCATCGCCCACATCGGCAACTTCAACGAGATTATCCGCGGCTTCTTCGTCGCAGAAGTGCTGCGCGAACGAGGCCACGAGGTTCGACAGGTGTTCACCAGCGACGACAAAGACGCCCTCCGGAAACTCCCGCGGAAACTCGCGGACACCGACGGCAACATCGTCGAACTGGGCGACGTGAACGCCGGCGCACTCGGACAGAACCTCGGGAAGCCGTACACCGACATTCCCGACCCGTTCGAGGACGGCCACGATTCGTACGCCGCCCACTTCGCGGCGTTGCTGGAGGCGGACGCTGAGGCACTGGACATCCCCGTCGAGATGGTGTCGAACACCGACCTGTACGCCGACGGTGACTTCGACGACGTGGTCGAACGCGTCCTCCGCAACGCCGACGCCGCCCGCGAGACGCTCGGCCAGTACCAGGACAAAGTCGACGCAGAGTACGTCCCGTTCATGCCGCAGTGTTCGGAGTGCGGAATGTTGACGCAGGACGTGACCGGCGTCGACGTCGACGCCCGCGAGGTGGCGTACCGCTGTTCGGGCATCGAGGCTGGAGAGCGCTTTATGGAAGGCTGTGGCCACGAGGGTGTCGCCTCCTTCCGCGAGGGGAAACTCCCGTGGCGTTTCGAATGGCCCGCCCAGTGGGAGGTGCTCGGCGTCGACTTCGAACCGTTCGGGAAGGACCACGCCGAAGGGTCGTGGCCCAGCGGCGTCGACATCGCCCGCGAAGTGCTCGGGAACGAGCCACCAGTGCCGATGGTGTACGAGTGGTTCACGCTCAACGGCGAGTCGCTCTCGTCGTCGGAGGGCCACATCGTCACGGTGCAGGAAGTGCTGGACCTCATCGAACCGGAGGTGCTCCGCTACTTCTTCGCGCGGAACCCGAAGAAGGCGAAAGACTTCGACATCGAGCGACTGGACCAACTCGTCAACGAGTTCGACCGCTTCGAGCGGGCGTACTTCGGCGACGACGACCCGGACGAGCGGTTCACCGCGTTCGCACAGCGCGCGTACCCGTTCGTCGTCGACGAGGTACGCGAGGGGCGCGTCCGCCTGCCGTACACCTTCGCGGCGGTGCTGGGGATGGTCGACGACCGCGAGTTCCGCATCCAACTCGCTCGCGACGAGGGGCACTTCACCGAGGAGACGCCCGAGTGGGCCATCGACGACGCCCTCGAACGCGTCGAACGCGCCCGTCGGTGGGCCGAGCGGTGTGACAACGAGTACAACTACCGCCTGCAGTCGGCCCTGCCCGACGTGACCTCCGACGACGACGTGGCGGCGGCGCTCGACGACCTCGCGGACTTCGTCGAGGCCGGCCACGACGGCGAGGAGATTCAGGGCGAGATATACGAGGCCGCGCGTCGTCACGACGTCGAGGTTGGCGACTTCTTCCAAGCGGGGTATCGCCTGTTCTTCGACGAGACGCAGGGACCGCGCCTCGGGGAGTTCCTCGGAGAACTCGAACGGGAGTTCGTCGTCGCCCGCCTGCGCCGGGAGGCGTAG
- the pyrH gene encoding UMP kinase, which translates to MRVVLSLGGSVLAPELDPERVAAYADAIERLVGEGCELGVVVGGGGVARDYITTARELDANEVQLDQLGIDVTRVNARLLITALGSSADLSVAHDYDEAAAAIRRGDVSVMGGITPGQTTDAVAAALGEYIDADLLVYATGADGIYTADPNVDDDAEQFAEMTPQELVEVIVPMSRDAGASAPVDLLAAKLIQRAGLRTVVLDGHDPTAVEGAVLRGDHTGTDVVPAGTGEPSYWAQR; encoded by the coding sequence ATGAGAGTAGTCCTATCGCTCGGCGGGAGCGTGCTCGCGCCGGAACTCGACCCCGAGCGTGTCGCCGCGTACGCCGACGCCATCGAGCGGTTGGTCGGCGAGGGATGTGAACTGGGGGTCGTTGTCGGGGGCGGCGGCGTCGCCCGCGACTACATCACGACCGCTCGGGAGTTGGACGCCAACGAGGTGCAACTGGACCAACTCGGCATCGACGTGACGCGAGTGAACGCCCGCCTGCTAATCACGGCGCTGGGGTCGTCGGCAGACCTCTCGGTCGCCCACGATTACGACGAGGCCGCCGCCGCCATCCGCCGCGGCGACGTGTCGGTGATGGGCGGCATCACGCCGGGGCAGACGACTGACGCCGTCGCGGCGGCGCTGGGCGAGTACATCGACGCCGACCTCCTCGTGTACGCGACGGGCGCGGACGGCATCTACACCGCCGACCCGAACGTGGACGACGACGCCGAGCAGTTCGCCGAGATGACGCCGCAGGAACTCGTCGAGGTCATCGTCCCGATGAGCCGCGACGCCGGTGCCTCGGCCCCGGTCGACCTACTGGCGGCGAAACTCATCCAACGGGCGGGTCTGCGGACGGTCGTCCTCGACGGCCACGACCCGACGGCGGTCGAGGGAGCCGTGTTGCGCGGTGATCACACTGGGACGGACGTCGTTCCCGCGGGAACGGGCGAGCCGTCGTACTGGGCACAGCGATGA
- a CDS encoding methyltransferase domain-containing protein translates to MVVSDGSNPDRYEFDGFAFIGRTFGEYEQMLGLADVDLDGTRVLDCPGGACGFTAGATARGADAYAVDPAYALGFGDLAARGRADAARAVDGLDGVEQLYRWEFYDDPADLSTYRRAALARFLAHRRAAPGRYVAGGLPDLPFADDAFDLVCSAHLLFLYADRLDHAFHAAALRELCRVARDEVRVFPLHDFGADRYDGLDDLRLGLERDGYDPHVESVPFEFQRGADACLRIEV, encoded by the coding sequence ATGGTTGTTTCAGATGGGTCTAATCCCGACCGCTACGAGTTCGACGGCTTCGCGTTTATTGGGCGAACGTTCGGGGAGTACGAGCAGATGCTCGGCCTCGCAGACGTGGACCTCGACGGGACTCGCGTGCTCGACTGCCCGGGCGGTGCGTGTGGATTCACGGCGGGGGCGACCGCACGGGGAGCGGACGCGTACGCGGTCGACCCGGCGTACGCGCTCGGGTTCGGCGACCTCGCCGCAAGAGGGCGGGCGGACGCGGCCCGCGCCGTCGACGGACTCGACGGGGTGGAACAGCTCTACCGCTGGGAGTTCTACGACGACCCTGCAGACCTCTCGACGTACCGGCGGGCGGCGTTGGCACGCTTTCTCGCCCACCGACGCGCCGCGCCTGGCCGCTACGTCGCCGGTGGACTCCCGGACCTGCCGTTCGCGGACGACGCCTTCGACCTCGTCTGCTCGGCGCATCTCCTGTTCTTGTACGCCGACCGCCTCGACCACGCCTTCCACGCCGCCGCACTGCGGGAACTGTGTCGAGTGGCCCGCGACGAGGTCCGGGTGTTCCCGCTCCACGACTTCGGCGCGGACCGTTACGACGGCCTCGACGACCTCCGTCTCGGCCTCGAACGTGACGGGTACGACCCGCACGTCGAGTCAGTCCCCTTCGAGTTCCAGCGCGGCGCCGACGCGTGCCTCCGGATCGAGGTCTGA